One Triticum dicoccoides isolate Atlit2015 ecotype Zavitan chromosome 3B, WEW_v2.0, whole genome shotgun sequence genomic window, GCAAATGGGAGGGAGCCAGGGAGGCCCCTCCGAGCGGCTGGAGGCCTACTTGGTTTGgtcggggaggaggggcagcggtcAGTCAGAGTGTGGATTATAGGACGCGGCAGGTGGAATGCTCGCGGTGGCGGGGTAGGGGAGGAGCAACTTGCGGCCGTGTGCGACGCAGGTCCCAGCAATCAAAATCTTGGGACCCGTGCCAAACTCCCAATTGAAGCCTACCCCTGGAAAAAAAAACTTCCCTTTTTGTGTGTCAAAAAAGATTATAACTCCTTTTAAAGATTGAGTTAAAATGGATTTGTAAAGCACACTTTGTATCCAAGTCATATCAATTATCCAATCCACGAACCAACCTGTGCTtgcatgcagtggcggagctacgGCAAGGCCGAATGGGCCGTGGCCCGCCCAGCCCATGCGGTTTTCTGCAGTGTATATGTAGTTTTGGGCCATGAAATACAATCCCAACAGTCATTTCCTACAACCGGCCCGTCCAGGTTTTTgggtcaagctccgccactgcttgcATGGTCAGGAATATAGTGGTATCCCTAGCCCACCAGAGTTCAAATCCTAGGCTTGCATACGTATGAAATAAAACCatcattttgttttttcattgataATTTCAAATCATTCATACTCTCCCTATATCATAATACTCCGTCCATTCCAGAATATAAAGTGTATCGAATTCTGTGCAAGCCAAACTTAAGTACGTTTGGCCAAGATTATAGAAAAACTATGGACTTCTACAATACAgaataaataaaatataaaaatattattcGTGAAGGATCTAATGATACAAATTTGGTAGTTTAGGTATTAAGTTTTTCCATATTGTACATAAATCTAGGCCACTTTTAGGTACATCCTGAATGTCCTGACCTGATATGCGCCTGAGATTTGGGAAGTTTTCATCTGACTGGGCCTCGATCGACCGACAGAGGCGATACTTCCTGAGCATCGACGAAGCATGCTTGATGCTTCGGATTCGTGTAGCGATTGCTGTTGGTTTCCCCATCAGCTCGTGCGAAATAATTCCAGGAAAGAAGTTTTGTGACCCGACGTGTGGCGGTGGGTGAGCGCGCACGCAACGGAAGTCGAGCATGGGTGCACCACTTGACGTACGTACGTATGCTCGCAACCCCTTTGACCCGGTGGAACCCTATGGAACACCGAGCGCGCGACGTGTGGCCGGCATAGTTGCTGCATGGCGCACGTTACGCACGGGATGATGCGTAATAAGTGCATCGATCGGCATGGTTGCTGCATGGCTGGAAGCATATGGATCACACATTCATAACTGCTTCCCTCTCTTTATTCATAACTTGATGATGTATCACCCCCAGGAACAGGAAGTATCGCCGCCGCATCACACGTACGTGCAGCTTATTTAGGCTGAAGAAGACCTAGGTACGTTACGTATACGTGTAAGCTAGCTAGACTAGACTAGATCACTTGAACTGGATGGGGTACGCCGGCGACTTGTCCGGCTTGAACAGCCCGAAGTGCTTCTCCACGAGGTCCCCTCTCTTGAAGTTCTCGTTGAACATGGCGAAGATGTACGTCTCCAGCGCGCCGCGCCTCTTCGGTGTGCCCCCGCCGACGTGGTCGATCAGCCCCTGGTTGTACGCCCTCGCGTTGTCGGCCGTCGCCGCGAACCCGCTTGCCGACGGCCACCAGCTCTCGGACACCACCACCCTCACCGCCGGCGCCCCGGCCTTCTCCAGCGCGGCGACCACGGCGTCCACCATCGCGTCGAACAGGCATGTGTAGGTCAGCCCGCTCTTGTCGTCCCGAACCGAGGGTCCCGGCCGGAACGTCGCGTAGTTTAGCTTGATGTTCTGCGGGTCGCGTTTGTAGGCGAAGTAGGGATACACGTTGGCCAGCAGCGGCGCGCCGGTGCTCGCCAGGAGCCGGGCCACGTCCGTCATGTAGGCATTCGCAAACACGCCGTCGGAGGGCGGGAAGGACTTGGCCACCTCGTCAAACCGGATGGAGGTGGACACCTTGATGGCGCCGAGCCCAGCAGCGGAGAGGGCCGCGTTGAGGTTGCGCATGGCCGGCACGATGCTCTGCGTGGCGCCGCCCTGGACCTCGTTGCCCGCTGCGATGTACTTGATGTTTACAGCCGGGTAGTATGGGCGGACGTTCTTCTGCACCCATGACGCCGCGTTGGAGGTGCTGGCGGCGAGGTTGGCGAGCTGGTCGTTGCCGACGTCGAGGATGAGGCTGATGCCGGAGTTGCGGAGCGCGGAGAGGGCCTTGGCGTCGGCGAAGTAGATGCGCATGCCGGTGATGCCTTTGGACCTGTAGAGCTGCACCACCTCGTTCGCCGGCGGGAGGTTGTTGGCGATCACGCCGTAGCACACGCCGATGGATTGCACACCTGCATCCGTTTAGGTTTAGCTGTCGTAGGCGTTGACGCGGAAGAGTATGCATGTTAAGTCATCTCCAAGTTGTACATGCGTCTCCTTTAATTAATTCACATGTTTGATTTGTATTACGAAATCTCGTGGGTATTCATTTTTGTAAGAATTTCTCTGCTTGCACtgcatttttttaataaaaaagtTTGTGTCCACTCAAATTTGTAAAAACATTCGGACGAGGCGAACTCTTCAACGTCTCCATGGATTTGCCTGGCCTCATAACCACGCTGACAGTaggtccatgcatgcatgcaaactACTCCTACTACACTAGAAAAATACAAGATCATGAAGGAATGTACGTACTTGTAGGAACAGAAGCGAATGCTCCGATGAAGAGAGCAACGGCAAACATGGAAGGAACATGCTGCCTGGCCATTGCTGCCAGCTAGCTCACTGTATCTGCTGCTCTCCAATGCAACTAGGTTGGTGTGTGCCGATGCAGCCGCACCTGCACTACGCCCCGTTTTATACAAGTTCTCAGCCCGCCTGCGTACGTGGTCGTGTTGCGCCCTGCCTACCTAATCAGACTAGCTACTTTGACTCCGCCGTGGCCCAAGATGCACggcatggcgacatgcatgtatgtaTCGTGTATGACCTCTTCGACTCGTCTCTTTCCGCCTTTCTACCACGGAAAAGTCCGGGTGTTGTGGAAACGGCCTCCGTTTTCTCAGATGGTGTACTACTCGTTGAGCTAGCTGGCCATGCTCTGTCGTGCCATGCACAGACGGGGTCGAAGTGCGGTGAAGAGGACAAAGAATAACCTTAGAAAAGCATAGCACGACTTGGATGAAGTCCTTAGGGGAGACTTGACGTCAGAAACATTCACAAACACAGAGACCATGCTGCTGAAACTGAAAAACTCTTATAATTGGAAGATATTCAATGGGCGCAACGGAGTACAATTGATTGGCAACAACCCCTATACTTTCAGAATTTTGCATCGGCTCGAAGAAGAACCGGATCAGCCTGCTGAAAGATGATCTTGAATCCCCTTATTAATGATTACTTTGCTGCATTATTTGTTAAGGTGCCGGCCGCGTGGAGGAGATGGAGGGCTTTTCGCCGCCTGACCGTAGGGTGGCCATCCCGCCCGGGGCGGAGCGTTACGACCTGCTCATCCACGTCGACAGGGTTGAAGACTGGTCCCCCCGCTCCCCAAGATCATCACACTTTGCCCAGAGTGGCCTCCCCTCCTCCGGCTCCGACCACGACGATGACCTGCCACGCACCTACCCCGGCACCTGGATCATGCACGTAGAAGATGGCCAGCCCATGGAGCGACACCGCCGTCAACAGCGAGTCCCCGTGGTGGACACGGGCTGCCGCGGGCTCCCCGGAGGCGGGCCCCGTCGCGACCACGACGATCAGGGTGGGGGAGGTGGTAGTCGCCGCTCCTGGAAGGACACGCTGCTGGGCCGTGGCCGCGGCCGCGGCAACCAGGGTGATGGTGGCGAGGCCACAAGCAAGGAGCGTCAGCGCAGCCGTTCCCCGCCGTCTCGCCGCTCAAGGAGCTCGAAGGGCCACGGACGGCACGGCGGCCGTTCGTCAGGGCAAGCCTACCCAAGCAAAAAGCAGCATTCAAGACCAAATATTGCCAGCCAAGTCCACGTCCCAACTCCTGCCGCGTCCTCGTGCACTCCAGCTGCGGCTCCGAACGGCTCCAGCTCCATGCAAGATGAGGTCGCCGAGTTCTTCGCCACAGCCGAGAAGGCGTTTGCCGCCCCGTCCCTGCGGGGCGCGGCCCAGTCGCTCCTGGACGAGGAGGTCGCCACCTCCGTTGCGGCGCCTCTAGAGTTCCAGGACCACATCATCGCCGTGAAGGGCAAAACCACGGCATCGGACCCGTACGTCTTCGGCCCCACGCTCTTCGGGCCGCGCCACGCCCCGGAGCACTTCAGCTGCCAGACTCTGACATGCGTGGCCACTGTCGCCATCCAGCTCGGCGTGGTGACCAAACAAGTTTAGCTCCTGGAGATCGACGAACCAAGAGAAACTCCACGACGTCTCTTCTGCGACAAGCCTGCCTCCCTGCTCGTGCCGGCGCCAGCCAAGCGCAACTCTGCACCGCCAAAGACGCGGGCGACCTCGGTTCCTCCTCCTAGGCAGAGTGCGCGTCAGGCTGCCCAAAACTGCAAGGTTCCGGTTCTGCAGCGCAGCACACTCAGGCTGGTGCAAGGCCTCGGCCTCCTGGGCCCCAAGGAGCAGATGACGAAGAAGGCGTCAGAAGCGCTCATCCGCAAGTTCGACGAGCCTCTCTTCGACGATGACATCGCCGTCATCGCGAAGCTCACCAACATGGACAAGAGCGCCCTCCGCATTGCGGTAGGGCTCAACGGTCCTGACGGCATCGCCGAGGAGGCCGTAGTGTGATCATGCAAGTGCAGTCAGACActccatgtagtagtagtagtagtagtttccGGCGGCGGCCAGTGCTCGGCTGGCTTGAGTTAGGTCTTGTTTCTATTTGCAGTTCATGTTGTAGTTTGTGGCTCGAGTCGTGCCGCCATAGTTTGAGGCCTGTTGGTGGTCAGCGGCATCCCCCGGAGCGACAGTGGGTGTACCAGTGCATTTTCTTTGCTAGTAAGTATAGTCGCCGGAGATCTCCCTTGTGTCCCCATGAATGACGATCACCCCTCCCTCCTGATCATGTGCTGGAACATGCGAGGTTTAAACTCGCCAGCCAAGAGGGAGGCTGTGCGGGAAGGGGTCGCGGCTCACCATGTCGCCATCCTCTGCCTCCAAGAGACAAAGTTAGATGCTTGGACTCCTGATTTAGTTAGAGACATCGGCGATAGCACTCTGCTAGGATGTGGCATGCTGTCGCCGATCTGTACGCGCAGAGGCGTCGCCATCCTTTGGAACAAAGACGCAGTAACGGTCTACACCCATGCCATCGGCCAGTTTGCGATCACCGCTAGGGTTACCCAAACCTGCAACCTCACGAGCTTCTGGCTCACCACGGTCTATGGACCGGCCGACGACACGAACAAGGATGATTTCCTTGCTGAGGTAGCTAGGACTGCTCCTCCGGCCACCGAGCCATGGCTGGTCAACGGCGACCTCAATCTAATCTACGAGGCCAGGGACAAAAACAATCACAACATCAAAAGGCGGCTTATGGGCCGTTTTAGAACTGCGGTAGACGGAGCTGGGCTTCGGCAGATCAAGTGCAATAATCGCAAATTTACCTGGAGTAGCGAGAGGGAAAATCCAACCCTAGTTAGCATGGATAAGTTCTTCTGCAACTCGCACTGGGAGGCCCTCTTCCCGCAGGTCCTGTTGATGGCGGCGTCCACCGCGTGCACCGACCACTGCCCACTCATGCTAGCTGATGCAATGGGACCTCAACGGCGGTGAGGTTTCAAATTTGAATCCTTCTGGCCGCGGTTCCCGCGCTTCATCGACACGGTCACTGCTGCCTGGACACGCCCGACGGCCTCAACATGCGCATTCTCCCGTCCCCGCATCAAGATGAGCAGAACAACCAAGGATCTTCGGATTTTGAGTAGAAATCTAATCGGGGACACAAAGCTCCAGTTCCACATTGCATGTGAGGTAATATTGCGCCTCGATGTGGCCCAAGAGCAACGGCGTCTCATGGCGGCTGAGTCGGAGCTCAGGAAAGGACTGAAGACCAATCTTCTTGGCCTTGCTGCGATCAAGCGTTGCAGGAAGAGGCAGGCCTCCCGCCTCACCTGGCTGCGCGCGGGCGACGCCCCAACAAAGTTCTTCATGAACAAGATATGCTCAAGAAGGCGCAAAAACTTTATACACGCACTGAAGGTCGGAGAAAATGTTTTGATGGCACATGCTGAGAAGGAAAAGGCAATCCACGACCATTTCAACAACATTTTGGGCACCCCGCAGCACGGACCAACGTCTATCAACTAGGCTCAGCTCCAAATGGCTATGATCCGGAGAGGAGGACTGGACAACCCTTTCACAGAAGAGGAGATCTGGGGTGCGATCAAGGCCTCGCCTACTGAAAAATCACCAGGGCTGGACGGTTTCTGTGGCGTGTTCTTCAGATCATGTTGGAGTGTTATTAAAGATGATATCATGCAAGCTTTCCATCAGTTCTACCACCTGGCTGGATAGAACTTTGGGGACTTAAACTCTGCGGTCGTCGCGCTCATCCCCAAGAAAGACGGAGCCGACTGCATCAGTGATTTCAGACCGATCAGCCTGATCCACTCTATAGCCAAGCTGATCTCCAAGGTGCTCTCCATCCGCCTCACAACAATAGTGCAATCCATCATCTCGCCAGCCCAGACGGCCTTCCTGAAGACTAGATGCCTTCACAACAGCTTTGTCTACGTCCAAAACTGCGTCAAGAGCCTGCACCGCAGAAAGACACCGGCTGTCCTACTCAAGCTTGATATCTCCAGGGCTTTCGACAATGTATCTTGGGAGTACCTCCTCGAGCTGTTGACGACGCTAGGGTTTAGCGCTCGCTGGAGGGATTGGATCAGGCTGCTGCTCGCCACCTCTTCCTTGGTCTTCCTGCTAAACGGATCACCCGACGCGAAGATTGTGCACCGCCGAGGACTGCGCCAGGGCGATCCACTATCCCCCTCCTCTTCATCATCGGAGTCGACCCCATCCATCGTCTTCTTCAAGCCGCCGAGGATGCGCTTGAGATCATGCATGTGCCAGGAAGAGAGATCAAGCTCAGGGTTAGCTTATATGCCGACGACGCAATAATCTTCGCCAACCCCAACAAGGAGGAAATCGACCACCTGATGCGCATCCTTCAAAGTTTCGGTGACGCCTCGGGACTTCGGATAAACCTCACCAAGTCTACGGCTACGCCGATGCAGTGCAACAACATCGACCTGGGTGTAGTTTCGCGGTCCGATCGCCCACTTCCGATTAGGTACCTAGGTCTTCCTCTTACCACGGGAGGGCTACGACTGGTACATCTACAATTGATCCTCGACCATGTCCGTGCACGGCTTGCGGGCCGGAAGGGGCGTATGCTCTCCATAGCAGGCAGGCGTGTCCTTGTTCGCCGTGAAATCTCCCACTTTTGCCCTCACCGCGCTTTGGGTTCCAAAGAAGCTTCTGAAGGAAATTGACAAGTGCAGACGATGCTTTCTGTAGGGAAAAGATCAAgaactctcactacaaaaaaaagacacatccgtgacattttgggccgaacaaaattttttctgtcatacatatgacacttccatgacgataattgtgacaaaacccggtatcatcatagatgtggtgggctcctacttctatgacaaaaaatcatgacagaaaatgggcttttcgtcctgggcaggccagagatgtagctgcatgacattctttgggccgtccatgacggaaaaaaccgtggtagaagcgagggcgaggaaaatttcggggagttctcggttacggtggggggTCGGCGGCCGagtgatgtgcgtttctctcgtacacgtgcgcgcgtgtgtgcgaggcgttggctctaactaaacccgagcgaggcgttgggctctaactgaacccgagcgattgcactgcaggtgggtccgagctgtcagcgaccgtaacgttttttcgtgaaatacagaggccctttcggtgggtccctgatgtcatgtggaggaatcattattttatgcgtaataaggaggcgtttccttgcgtgtggccgtggacccagctgtcgacctctccacatacagtccacttcagatgcatgtcggtccttgaccacgttgaccaggccgcgccgagagcacctgggcggtggacgacggcgaggcctagaaagggaacgacacgggggcagggaagactcggcggttgtttcccacgtggaggggagtacgactgtacgagggtttactggttcgtctgtcgtcgccgaagaataacagcaggtgtgggtgagtagagggatggctagtccagtgatgggagtacggtggggcagtgaggcctgcgcggcagcagagccggccgcggaggggagggagcaggcagtcccgccggcgcttgtttgagcggctggagcaggaagagcagagattgaagaagcacgacggccgttggatggccatccaacagtcactgcttgtgcgtcaaccttttttaggaaatcgTCAAATATgtgaaaaacagcatacaacccatctgccattatttctaataatttacagcccatttgctaattcttaaggtttttttggagcccatattctttttgttagaattaaaacccatattgtggccacggttaataaattatacgaaattttgcatatttcggtgcggtccgaactgtttttaatcccaaaatttccactcacattcaaactaattttaaaaataaatgtatatcaatataaaatccaacaaattctccacgcataaaaattaatgtaatttaaaatcttaaaataaaaaaaagatatttgaaactaattaccggtttgatgtgttttaaaaatgtacagcccatttctcattactaatgggccattttctcggccagccgaatgaaagctctcctcgtcttgaaagatttgcagcccaacaggcctgacaaagcgacttacttggcaaatcaaaaaaaaactgggctgtggccgtggacccagctgtcagcctttccacgtacattactctttcgatggaatgtcgttgaccacattgaccacgccgcgccgagagcaccaaagcggtggacgacggcgaggcctaggaaggggacggcttggagctggggaagatgcgacagtggatgcccacgcggagaggagtgcgagggttcactggttcggctgcggtgtgaggctgccgtcgctgtagggcctggctagcagtggtagttgtagggggtgatgaggcctcaacggcagcatagCCGGTCACTGGagccaggagcaggcggtctccccggcgctagtttgggtggctggtgcaagaagagcagcgattgaagaagcagcaggatcgttcaattcaaatccaacggttactgctgctagaatcatttgttgactaagttgacaagcactGCGTACGcgtcagcttagtaggcccacaggtcagcctcccaaccggtgcgccccagatgtcagtgggagaaatctttttttcgcgtaataaggaggcagttgattgcgtgcggccaggccagcagagggagtagggtgggccggggatgcctgcgcggcatcacagcgggccacaagaggagggagcaggcagtcccgccggcgctagtttaggcggctggagcaggaagatcagagattgaagaagcacgtctgccgttggatggacatccaacagtcactgctgctagaatcgtgtgttcactgacaaagccttgcgtaaacaagtcagcctcgaaatttgtggcgtgtataacccatttgctattatttttataacttttactcattttctaattcatatggaatttattgcagcccctttccatttttagaatagctggccattttctggtcagtaccagggtcaaaaaattaaataaatatgtgggaaattttgaaaattcgcaaatttttgctggggaacgaaatattcttaatccaaaaattaatacccatactaaaaaaatttaaaaataaattagtactatgtcatgttaaatccaatgaaatacgtataagatatcaaggaagaacaaaaacaaaaaaagaaactaatatcccatttgctatatttttttttggaattttcaaccccttttgatattacttttaacaaacattgaccatactctttggccaggacggaatgcatccctcctcgtcttgaaagatttgtagcccagtaatttggagaaaacaaataggcctagcttgggcattcttcaaaaagaaatactgggctacctattttcccaaagaactggtggatgagaatttagctttatttatttatttacttatttatgtttaggggaccatgagcatgtacctgggccggattcatgtgagagcctcccttccagttaattatgggcttctctattgggccttcatcagtggggtgcatgttatcaacaagtggaaaatgtgttctgtacaaaaaatagtatgagctacgtacagtacggggcactaaaggatcgaaccgtgcaacgacttccaaaacattgtgtttgtcgttctaacaacacatttattcaaccaacagacgaaatatattactgactgtacattgaaaatagcagcagcagcaaccagggctgggggtgcaacagaagcagtgagcaggctagaagagtgaagacgcaactctctcttccaaaccaaacatcagccatcattacaaaagggctaccaaaaaagaacaagtgtatgcatcaaactaaataaagatcctactacacaagtgtacgcatctaactaactggctcagttagacattactatttattaagctgtggagattggctgacggcttgaaccagatgggtgcctgatgggggaaactccagccagcaggtcgaagtctgatacttgcgaccctctctcctactttgggctgcagagcgtggcggcacatatcagggtatggtgcatgcagagatgcatggtacgctgtgtacacacagttttgcttaatgaatgaaaccgcgctgccatcatgatccttgccgtcggttatctcctggttaatcggataattcagtccgacaaacagagagcgtgtaccaaggctacttaccagcctctagtcaaaaattcctgcaggcccagagaagctgggatcctgctcaaagaccttgcagtgactgtgattgtattccgtgaaacaacacgtctggtacgtgcgaacgatcatcaatctttcgccatcgtctgatcgagccaggaaccacctgcaactgccatgccgcttttctttgaaaggttctgggattaggaagggtagggacaccaggcggcctacaacatcatatcaagttggagtcaaatacaaaagggctcttgatttagtcaatcttaagaacaacatgttatgagcatgaatattttttcagtaaatgttgacagtaatataagcaagccatcatgatatcataggaaagtaacatactgctgtaacaaccgtttgtagcgatgactggagtaggccaacagtacgtcctgccatagaaggagtcgacagcgtaaatgaagcccttgtgttcaatggcatcagagaaccatggaggatgtatgatcttgcgatggacgtgcagatttatccacttaccgaagtgacctgtcagataggcgagaccgcggttgaagaatgcaattagcctgaagtctttataattcacagatcttgtgggcacttggcagattacaaccttgagaaaatcaaacttggtatcatgttggctactgtaagattccgagtattctgggttgcggtgccaaagcagtgcagtgttaatcaaaggatgggggatcaatcgtcgggtgtagacctccacgagaatCCAGCTgttgcgaccgtcgacgagcac contains:
- the LOC119278568 gene encoding glucan endo-1,3-beta-glucosidase GII-like: MARQHVPSMFAVALFIGAFASVPTSVQSIGVCYGVIANNLPPANEVVQLYRSKGITGMRIYFADAKALSALRNSGISLILDVGNDQLANLAASTSNAASWVQKNVRPYYPAVNIKYIAAGNEVQGGATQSIVPAMRNLNAALSAAGLGAIKVSTSIRFDEVAKSFPPSDGVFANAYMTDVARLLASTGAPLLANVYPYFAYKRDPQNIKLNYATFRPGPSVRDDKSGLTYTCLFDAMVDAVVAALEKAGAPAVRVVVSESWWPSASGFAATADNARAYNQGLIDHVGGGTPKRRGALETYIFAMFNENFKRGDLVEKHFGLFKPDKSPAYPIQFK